A region of Streptomyces paludis DNA encodes the following proteins:
- a CDS encoding helix-turn-helix transcriptional regulator, translated as MVLRTPVRIPVEIHASDPLSHDGAVSQLRPQAEIELVDEGAGRQGTVAVLLAEGLDEPTLSRLRRLTRTDGTKAVLVTSLIREAELLQVIEYGVGAIVWRREATGHRLLQAVLAASRGDGDLPADLLGRLIAQVGTLQRGTGGPSGTTGSGLAPREVDVLRLVAEGMDTGEIASKLSYSERTVKNVMHGLTTRLQLRNRAHAVAYALREGYI; from the coding sequence ATGGTTCTGCGAACTCCGGTCAGAATTCCGGTGGAGATCCATGCCTCGGATCCCCTCTCCCACGACGGAGCGGTCAGCCAGCTCCGCCCGCAGGCCGAGATCGAGCTGGTCGACGAGGGCGCGGGCCGGCAGGGCACGGTCGCGGTCCTGCTCGCCGAGGGACTGGACGAACCGACGCTCTCGCGGCTGAGGCGGCTGACCCGTACGGACGGCACCAAGGCCGTCCTCGTCACCAGCCTGATCCGGGAGGCGGAGCTGCTCCAGGTGATCGAGTACGGCGTCGGCGCGATCGTCTGGCGGCGCGAGGCCACCGGCCACCGGCTGCTCCAAGCGGTGCTCGCGGCATCCCGGGGCGACGGGGATCTGCCGGCCGACCTGCTGGGCAGACTCATTGCCCAGGTCGGCACGTTACAGCGTGGCACCGGCGGCCCGTCGGGAACCACCGGCTCCGGCTTGGCGCCGCGCGAGGTCGACGTGCTCCGGCTCGTGGCCGAGGGGATGGACACCGGGGAGATTGCCAGCAAACTGTCGTACTCCGAACGCACAGTCAAAAACGTCATGCACGGTCTCACGACCCGTCTGCAACTCCGCAACCGCGCCCATGCCGTGGCGTATGCCTTGCGGGAAGGCTACATCTGA
- a CDS encoding ATP-binding protein translates to MSGDPSYPLLERLARLRDRVALLVDRRSATDPTANDPMRGMYLTDDRVRHLLFEPEGPAEAEEPKAPEPHPDDRLHRLARRLGFGPLDMQILLIALAPDLDRTFESLYGYLNDDVTRRRATVALALELCGLPTHSAFGRSRLHPAAPLLARALIEVEEPERPFLSRSLRVPDRVVAHLLGDDTPDPALGGTVRPLPYPRSAGPVHGDDPLVRRLAEALSARPLTVYLREHRDGDGLACATVALDAAGIDALHLTPGHQAGDPQDDHRPDDHTSADRATGERLPYRELLREARLTGQAIVVTSLPERPEKLVRALAVHDVPVVFADPRPYDPQWCEGGPDPLVLDAPRQRAGALDAWRAALGPEEPGFDLAPVVAAYRIGPGGIDRASRAALDLAAFDGTELSAAHLRLAARQQSVSGLERHARRIRPDVGWNDLVLPEGPLSQLRELVRRAQHRDRVLGDWRLSAGGGRGRGVVALFAGDSGTGKTLSAEVVAGELGLDLYVVQLPSVVDKYVGETEKNLERIFTEADRTDAVLLFDEADAVFGKRSEVSSSNDRHANMESAYLLQRLESFDGIALLTTNLRSNIDDAFTRRLDLVVDFPFPDKAQRLALWRHSLAHVPCADDIDPASCARDFELAGGSIRSAVVTAAYAAADRGGAVSTADLLAGAQREYRKAGRLVLDDASW, encoded by the coding sequence ATGAGCGGCGACCCCTCCTACCCTCTGCTCGAACGGCTCGCGCGACTCCGCGACCGGGTGGCCCTCCTGGTCGACCGGCGCAGCGCCACCGACCCGACGGCCAACGACCCGATGCGCGGGATGTATCTGACGGACGACCGGGTACGGCACCTGCTGTTCGAGCCGGAAGGGCCGGCAGAGGCGGAAGAGCCGAAAGCCCCGGAGCCGCACCCCGACGACCGGCTCCACCGACTCGCCCGCCGGCTGGGCTTCGGCCCGCTCGACATGCAGATCCTGCTGATCGCGCTCGCGCCCGACCTGGACCGTACCTTCGAGTCGCTGTACGGCTACCTCAACGACGACGTCACCCGTCGCCGCGCGACCGTCGCGCTCGCGCTCGAACTCTGCGGCCTGCCCACGCACTCCGCCTTCGGCCGCTCCCGGCTCCACCCGGCCGCGCCGCTGCTCGCGCGGGCGCTGATCGAGGTCGAGGAGCCCGAACGCCCCTTCCTCAGCCGCTCCTTGCGCGTGCCCGACCGGGTCGTGGCGCATCTGCTGGGCGACGACACCCCGGACCCGGCGCTGGGCGGCACCGTACGCCCGCTGCCGTACCCGCGGAGCGCGGGCCCGGTGCACGGCGACGACCCGCTGGTACGGCGGCTGGCCGAGGCGCTCTCGGCGCGCCCGCTCACCGTCTACCTGCGCGAACACCGCGACGGCGACGGGCTCGCCTGCGCCACCGTCGCCCTGGACGCGGCCGGTATCGACGCCCTGCATCTCACCCCGGGGCATCAGGCGGGCGACCCCCAGGACGACCACCGCCCCGATGACCACACGTCGGCGGACCGGGCGACGGGGGAGCGCCTCCCGTACCGGGAACTGCTCCGCGAGGCGCGGCTGACCGGGCAGGCGATCGTGGTGACCTCGCTGCCCGAGAGGCCGGAGAAGCTGGTCCGGGCGCTGGCGGTGCACGATGTCCCGGTGGTGTTCGCGGACCCGCGCCCGTACGACCCCCAGTGGTGCGAGGGCGGGCCCGACCCGCTCGTGCTGGACGCCCCCCGGCAGCGGGCCGGCGCGCTCGACGCCTGGCGGGCGGCGCTCGGCCCCGAGGAGCCGGGCTTCGACCTGGCGCCGGTCGTCGCCGCGTACCGGATCGGACCCGGCGGGATCGACCGCGCCTCCCGCGCGGCCCTGGACCTCGCCGCGTTCGACGGTACGGAGCTGTCCGCCGCGCATCTGCGGCTCGCGGCCCGGCAGCAGTCCGTGTCCGGCCTGGAGCGGCACGCCCGCCGTATCCGGCCCGACGTCGGCTGGAACGATCTCGTCCTGCCCGAGGGCCCGCTGTCGCAGCTGCGCGAACTGGTCCGGCGCGCCCAGCACCGCGACCGGGTGCTCGGCGACTGGCGGCTGAGCGCGGGCGGCGGGCGCGGCCGGGGTGTGGTGGCGCTGTTCGCGGGCGATTCCGGTACGGGCAAGACGCTCTCCGCCGAGGTGGTCGCGGGCGAACTCGGCCTCGATCTCTACGTCGTACAACTGCCGTCCGTCGTGGACAAGTACGTCGGCGAGACGGAGAAGAACCTGGAGCGGATCTTCACCGAGGCCGACCGTACGGACGCGGTCCTGCTCTTCGACGAGGCCGACGCGGTCTTCGGCAAGCGCTCCGAGGTCAGCAGCTCCAACGACCGCCACGCGAACATGGAGAGCGCGTATCTCCTCCAGCGCCTGGAGTCGTTCGACGGTATCGCGCTGCTGACCACCAACCTGCGCTCCAACATCGACGACGCCTTCACCCGCCGGCTGGACCTGGTGGTCGACTTCCCGTTCCCCGACAAGGCCCAGCGCCTGGCGCTCTGGCGGCACAGCCTCGCCCATGTCCCGTGCGCCGACGACATCGATCCGGCGTCCTGCGCCCGGGACTTCGAGCTGGCGGGCGGCTCGATCCGCAGCGCGGTCGTCACGGCCGCGTACGCGGCGGCGGACCGGGGCGGCGCCGTCTCGACGGCGGATCTGCTGGCGGGCGCCCAGCGCGAGTACCGCAAGGCGGGCCGGCTGGTGCTGGACGACGCGTCCTGGTAG
- a CDS encoding DUF4255 domain-containing protein: MIHEVDDILRGLLTRGAFAGSDVEVVFDAPTRDWAARRNAPTIDAYLYDIREDTTRRQRGAVSVRDERGIAVHQRQPPRWFRLAYLVTAWTKRPQDEHRMLSAVLHTLLPWEILPPEVLTGSLAGLKLSIPLSVSGTHTEARSLADIWSALNGELKPSLDVVITAPLLASPEYRVGPPVTEGLGVQIRGRGGAPDDSPTHYLSPEALAAAKEDFVRRNGTSGAVPEQRK, encoded by the coding sequence GTGATCCACGAGGTGGACGACATCCTCCGGGGACTCCTCACCCGCGGCGCCTTCGCGGGGTCCGACGTCGAAGTCGTCTTCGACGCCCCGACACGCGACTGGGCGGCCCGGCGCAACGCCCCGACCATCGACGCGTATCTCTACGACATCCGCGAGGACACCACACGCCGTCAGCGTGGCGCGGTGTCGGTCCGTGACGAGCGGGGCATCGCCGTCCATCAGCGCCAGCCACCGCGCTGGTTCCGGCTCGCGTATCTCGTCACCGCCTGGACCAAGCGCCCGCAGGACGAACACCGGATGCTCTCCGCGGTACTGCACACACTGCTGCCCTGGGAGATCCTCCCGCCGGAGGTACTGACCGGGTCCCTCGCCGGACTCAAGCTCTCCATCCCGCTGTCGGTCTCGGGAACGCACACGGAGGCGCGCTCGCTCGCGGACATCTGGTCCGCGCTCAACGGCGAACTCAAGCCCTCGCTCGACGTGGTGATCACCGCGCCCCTCCTGGCGTCCCCCGAATACCGGGTCGGTCCGCCGGTCACGGAGGGCCTCGGTGTGCAGATACGGGGGAGGGGCGGTGCGCCCGACGACAGTCCCACGCACTACCTCAGCCCGGAGGCCCTCGCCGCCGCCAAGGAGGACTTCGTGAGGAGGAACGGTACGAGCGGAGCGGTTCCGGAGCAGCGGAAATGA
- a CDS encoding phage tail protein encodes MTLSQGDALTTHNFGLQIDGVMVEHLHGVGELGMEQDVIEYSQVTENGLPIIKKMPGVKKAGETTLTRGANQSKEFDEWIETSLRGDMASARKNASIIYMDYQFNPVKRKHLRNAWCSKVVDPPVTAGEAAIMTQTVTIVYEELVTE; translated from the coding sequence ATGACTCTCTCGCAGGGCGATGCCCTCACTACCCATAACTTCGGCCTCCAGATCGACGGCGTGATGGTCGAGCACCTCCACGGCGTGGGCGAGCTGGGGATGGAGCAGGACGTCATCGAGTACTCGCAGGTCACGGAGAACGGCCTGCCGATCATCAAAAAGATGCCCGGTGTGAAGAAGGCCGGCGAGACGACCTTGACGCGCGGCGCGAACCAGTCCAAGGAGTTCGACGAGTGGATCGAAACCTCGCTGCGCGGTGACATGGCCTCGGCGCGCAAGAACGCGAGCATCATCTACATGGACTACCAGTTCAACCCGGTCAAGCGTAAGCACCTGCGCAACGCCTGGTGCTCCAAGGTAGTGGACCCCCCGGTGACGGCGGGCGAGGCCGCCATCATGACCCAGACCGTCACGATCGTCTACGAAGAGCTGGTCACCGAGTAA
- a CDS encoding helix-turn-helix transcriptional regulator: MTASPDQAANPPPARPPAPCCQPAAAVPPAEAAVVPSTQVKEPPPAPATNHTPSPAPSSTPSPVTGPASAGLLEREAALELLTAEAERTLRGSGRLVLFRAPTGTGRSALLEAAVELGAKLGMRVLRAHASAESSGVPLALVRQLLERPPGLGGLGGLGGLGDDTPETPHHLELPARLWQLLCAHAARSPVLVAVDDAHLADPESRRLLAEGARRLTGMPVLMVVTERGQYDIAPPTPGLAYSLPPDAVRVHPVAPLSRRAAEELIRGALGADTSDTWVDGCVRAGAGNPLLLRALLDDLRAVFPDGVGPEPQLPRNSAELYPGAFAAAVSWWLESTGPGSTAVARALAELEGTDVEGGEYGAPGGPGTPGPRADAQDQDDQPDSSAGAGTGPSPHPGSGMGNSGMGHNAMGHNGMGHSFDAFLAELTRADPARVGGWIAAMIRIGLLRRAPGSGAPRFAHPLLRGAVLDGWPHADRQALHLRAAELRQRRGDGAEAVAGHLLRTTPGGTAYAVKPLLDAAADAARAGRTGAAAHYLRRALDEPLPRERRAAVLTELGELEFAAERSGERSGGIPLLAEALRLQEEPRERVLAAVTLGSALTNRGDPHAALDVMRDLGALDGEPVLARTVQTASAFFSDHDREIRRAVYTRLRESAEHAPEQISPALRALLIRYEATAGLLSAESAVRQIQHLLAAPEDPLLVPYLLGTAAAVTQWADALDHAERIIRNGLTEHRLSALHPVHGALLNTRLDTAAARGRYRWVLEETAGKIPAPGEAPRTGASNFLAHRVLALVECGRPAEAERLTAGVNVKDAYDSWELNRFLYARGVLRASVGDAAGALDDFRECGRRQLGRGVESPVVTPWRSAAAECHLLLGEPQEALALAEEGYRYAAVWDTPRVRGRALRALGAATGGRRGLELTAEAVATLRGTALEVELIPALITHGLQLTAAGQPGQARPLLREAAAAAERLGAVRLSGDADQALRASGARRTNASLTGRSSLTASERRIATLAAGGRTNAEISELLHVALRTVETHLTSTYRKLGIRRRADLPTALDNET, encoded by the coding sequence ATGACGGCGAGTCCGGATCAGGCGGCGAACCCGCCACCGGCCCGCCCGCCGGCACCGTGCTGTCAGCCGGCCGCCGCCGTGCCGCCCGCCGAAGCCGCTGTCGTACCGTCAACGCAGGTCAAGGAACCTCCCCCGGCCCCCGCCACAAACCACACTCCGTCCCCCGCCCCGTCCTCCACCCCATCCCCCGTCACCGGCCCCGCCTCGGCCGGGCTCCTGGAGCGGGAGGCCGCCCTGGAGCTGCTGACCGCGGAGGCCGAACGGACCCTGCGCGGCTCGGGACGGCTGGTCCTGTTCCGCGCGCCCACCGGTACGGGCCGCAGCGCGCTGCTGGAGGCCGCCGTCGAGCTGGGCGCGAAGCTCGGCATGCGGGTGCTGCGGGCCCATGCCTCCGCCGAGAGTTCCGGCGTCCCCCTCGCCCTCGTACGGCAGCTCCTCGAACGGCCGCCCGGTCTCGGCGGCCTCGGCGGTCTCGGCGGCCTTGGCGACGACACCCCGGAGACCCCGCACCACCTCGAACTCCCGGCCAGGCTGTGGCAGTTGCTCTGTGCGCACGCGGCCCGGTCGCCCGTGCTGGTCGCCGTGGACGACGCGCACCTCGCCGACCCCGAGTCCCGGCGCCTGCTGGCCGAGGGGGCCCGGCGGCTGACCGGGATGCCGGTGCTGATGGTGGTGACCGAGCGCGGGCAGTACGACATCGCCCCGCCGACACCGGGCCTCGCGTACTCGCTGCCCCCCGACGCGGTCCGGGTGCACCCGGTGGCGCCGCTGAGCCGGCGCGCCGCCGAGGAGCTGATCCGGGGCGCCCTGGGCGCGGACACCAGTGACACCTGGGTGGACGGCTGCGTACGGGCGGGCGCGGGCAATCCGCTGCTGCTGCGCGCCCTGCTCGACGATCTGCGGGCGGTCTTCCCGGACGGCGTCGGACCGGAGCCGCAACTGCCTCGGAACAGCGCGGAGTTGTATCCGGGGGCGTTCGCAGCGGCGGTCTCGTGGTGGCTGGAGAGCACGGGCCCAGGAAGCACCGCGGTGGCGCGTGCGCTCGCGGAGCTGGAGGGCACGGACGTGGAGGGCGGGGAGTACGGGGCTCCCGGCGGCCCCGGAACGCCCGGCCCCCGCGCAGACGCCCAGGACCAGGACGACCAGCCCGACAGCAGCGCCGGCGCCGGCACCGGCCCAAGTCCCCACCCCGGAAGCGGTATGGGCAACAGCGGTATGGGACACAACGCCATGGGACACAACGGCATGGGCCACAGCTTCGACGCCTTCCTGGCGGAGCTGACCCGGGCCGATCCCGCCCGCGTCGGCGGCTGGATCGCCGCGATGATCCGGATCGGCCTGCTGCGCCGCGCCCCCGGCAGCGGCGCCCCGCGCTTCGCGCACCCCCTGCTGCGCGGCGCGGTCCTCGACGGCTGGCCCCACGCGGACCGGCAGGCCCTGCATCTGCGCGCGGCCGAACTGCGCCAACGCCGGGGCGACGGTGCCGAAGCCGTGGCCGGCCATCTGCTGCGTACCACCCCCGGCGGTACGGCGTACGCCGTCAAGCCACTCCTCGACGCGGCGGCCGACGCGGCCAGGGCCGGCCGGACCGGTGCCGCCGCGCACTATCTGCGCCGCGCGCTGGACGAACCGCTGCCGCGCGAGCGCCGGGCCGCGGTCCTCACCGAACTGGGCGAACTGGAGTTCGCCGCCGAACGGTCCGGCGAACGGTCCGGCGGGATACCCCTGCTGGCCGAGGCGCTGCGCCTCCAGGAGGAGCCCCGGGAACGAGTGCTGGCCGCGGTCACCCTTGGCAGCGCCCTGACCAACCGGGGCGATCCGCACGCCGCGCTCGACGTCATGCGCGATCTGGGCGCGCTGGACGGGGAACCCGTCCTCGCCCGTACGGTCCAGACGGCGTCCGCGTTCTTCTCCGACCACGACCGGGAGATCCGGCGGGCCGTCTACACCCGGCTGCGCGAGAGCGCCGAGCACGCCCCGGAGCAGATCAGCCCGGCTCTGCGCGCCCTGCTGATCCGGTACGAGGCGACGGCCGGGCTGCTCTCCGCCGAGTCGGCCGTACGGCAGATCCAGCATCTGCTGGCGGCCCCGGAGGATCCGCTGCTGGTGCCGTATCTGCTGGGTACGGCCGCCGCCGTGACACAGTGGGCCGACGCGCTGGACCACGCCGAGCGGATCATCAGGAACGGGCTGACCGAGCACCGGCTGTCGGCGCTGCACCCGGTCCACGGGGCGCTGCTCAACACGCGGCTGGACACGGCGGCGGCGCGCGGGCGGTACCGGTGGGTGCTGGAGGAGACCGCCGGCAAGATCCCGGCGCCCGGCGAAGCACCCCGTACCGGAGCGAGCAACTTCCTGGCCCACCGCGTCCTCGCGCTGGTCGAGTGCGGCCGTCCCGCCGAGGCGGAGCGGCTGACCGCCGGGGTCAACGTCAAGGACGCGTACGACAGTTGGGAGCTGAACCGCTTCCTCTACGCCCGTGGTGTGCTGCGTGCGTCCGTCGGTGACGCGGCGGGGGCCCTGGACGACTTCCGCGAGTGCGGCAGGCGCCAGCTCGGCCGCGGTGTGGAGAGCCCGGTCGTCACACCGTGGCGCTCGGCCGCCGCCGAGTGTCATCTGCTCCTCGGCGAACCGCAGGAGGCCCTCGCGCTCGCCGAGGAGGGATACCGGTACGCGGCCGTGTGGGACACCCCCCGGGTCAGGGGCCGCGCGCTGCGCGCCCTGGGCGCGGCCACCGGCGGCCGGCGCGGTCTGGAACTCACCGCCGAGGCCGTCGCCACCCTGCGCGGCACCGCGCTCGAAGTCGAGCTGATCCCCGCGCTCATCACCCACGGCCTCCAGCTCACGGCCGCCGGTCAGCCGGGCCAGGCCCGCCCGCTGCTCAGGGAGGCCGCGGCGGCGGCCGAACGGCTGGGCGCGGTACGGCTGTCGGGCGACGCGGACCAGGCCCTGCGCGCCAGCGGCGCCCGCCGCACCAACGCCTCGCTGACGGGCCGGAGTTCACTGACCGCGAGCGAACGCCGTATCGCCACGCTGGCCGCGGGCGGCCGGACGAACGCCGAGATCTCCGAACTGCTGCATGTGGCGCTGCGTACCGTGGAGACCCATCTCACCAGCACCTACCGGAAGTTGGGCATCAGGCGGAGGGCGGACCTGCCGACGGCGCTGGACAATGAGACGTAG
- a CDS encoding COG1470 family protein translates to MTTWTSLEPASTTVDPGSSTTVRLRLRNTGDVVDEYRFEAVGDIAPYVTVEPPSIRLFPGTTGTVELTFSPPRSPDATAGPHPYGVRILPTEHPGSATVTEGNVTFTAFTEVRAELVPHTVKGRFRGRPKLAVDNLGNTPLTMSVTGGDNGDQLSYEIVPANIQIAPGRAAFVDATLKPRQITWVGQKQQRPYELALRRSGTEPLTVDGTYVQRSFLPFWLMTTLSLLLALTIAGVVLWFNYKAPVTTLARPKIQQVGATALPEEPPEKAQELTPEKPTSEITPEPPTTDDGPGDTVDTGDGGGDSGGSGGGGGGGDKEKEKEEEEVENEIIPEGPLPITQADKPNLFVQFAQVRLVEGAAGCKLTAPHTVGKLDAATKEALKCFQQANDRNYSGSSRLGEFDGYGFLGRSTMTALLASHFVAVETVPLKDGEASPEVFWVRNMLLWGTQAEIDDGDLESTIAYTRANIKYLRDRIQDKDVLTPGLTNRIKEYQGLIGAEKTGVVDQAALTKAKHGWTKAADFPGTVVAKDWLPGPMQ, encoded by the coding sequence GTGACCACCTGGACATCCCTGGAGCCCGCCTCGACCACGGTCGACCCGGGCAGCAGCACCACCGTACGACTGCGTCTGCGCAACACCGGCGACGTCGTCGATGAGTACCGCTTCGAGGCCGTCGGCGACATCGCACCGTACGTCACGGTGGAACCGCCGTCCATCAGGCTCTTTCCTGGAACCACCGGCACCGTGGAGCTGACGTTCTCCCCGCCCCGCAGCCCGGACGCGACGGCCGGGCCGCATCCGTACGGGGTGCGCATCCTGCCCACCGAGCACCCCGGGTCAGCCACGGTCACCGAAGGGAACGTCACCTTCACCGCCTTCACGGAGGTACGGGCCGAGCTGGTCCCGCACACCGTCAAGGGACGCTTCAGGGGCCGGCCCAAGCTGGCCGTCGACAACCTCGGCAACACGCCGCTCACCATGTCGGTCACCGGCGGCGACAACGGCGACCAGCTGTCGTACGAGATCGTTCCCGCGAACATCCAGATCGCCCCCGGCCGCGCCGCCTTCGTCGACGCGACCCTCAAGCCCCGGCAGATCACCTGGGTGGGGCAGAAGCAGCAGCGGCCGTACGAGCTGGCGCTGCGGCGCTCGGGGACCGAGCCCCTGACCGTGGACGGAACGTACGTACAGCGCAGCTTTCTGCCGTTCTGGCTGATGACCACGCTGAGTCTGCTGCTCGCGCTCACCATCGCCGGCGTTGTGCTCTGGTTCAACTACAAGGCACCGGTCACCACCCTCGCGCGGCCGAAGATCCAGCAGGTGGGGGCCACCGCGCTGCCGGAGGAGCCACCGGAGAAGGCGCAGGAACTGACGCCCGAGAAGCCGACGTCGGAGATCACCCCCGAGCCGCCCACGACGGACGACGGTCCCGGGGACACCGTGGACACCGGGGACGGCGGCGGGGACAGCGGCGGCAGTGGCGGAGGCGGAGGCGGCGGGGACAAGGAAAAGGAGAAGGAAGAGGAGGAGGTCGAGAACGAGATCATCCCCGAGGGTCCGCTGCCCATCACACAGGCGGACAAGCCCAATCTCTTCGTGCAGTTCGCCCAGGTACGCCTGGTGGAGGGAGCGGCCGGCTGCAAGCTGACCGCCCCGCACACGGTGGGCAAGCTGGACGCGGCGACCAAGGAAGCGCTGAAGTGCTTCCAGCAGGCCAACGACCGGAATTACAGCGGCTCCAGCCGGCTGGGCGAGTTCGACGGCTACGGGTTCCTGGGCCGCAGCACGATGACCGCGCTCCTGGCGTCCCACTTCGTCGCCGTCGAGACCGTGCCGCTGAAGGACGGCGAGGCCAGCCCGGAGGTGTTCTGGGTGCGGAACATGCTGCTCTGGGGCACCCAGGCCGAGATCGACGACGGTGACCTGGAGTCGACGATCGCGTACACGAGGGCCAACATCAAGTATCTGCGGGACCGTATCCAGGACAAGGACGTCCTGACTCCGGGTCTCACGAACAGGATCAAGGAGTACCAGGGCCTGATCGGCGCCGAGAAGACCGGCGTGGTCGACCAGGCGGCGCTCACGAAGGCGAAGCACGGCTGGACCAAGGCGGCGGACTTCCCCGGCACCGTGGTGGCCAAGGACTGGCTCCCGGGACCGATGCAGTAG
- a CDS encoding phage tail sheath family protein → MPSYLSPGVYVEEVASGSRPIEGVGTSVAAFVGLAPEGPLNEPTLVTNWTQYVASFGEFTDGYFLAHSVYGFFNNGGSAAYVVRVGGTPGGVAGAPTEGGSAVDGRRGRSAVAAGTGPAALTAGAPQALGTFKVSAIAPGESGTLSVEVTDAEGEGPAERFRLVVKDGAKPVETFDVSAKKSARNYVVTQVKERSALISVQEAVAASQLARPDNQTVALAVPAAAQTPAVPDPVETESVGIAEYLGDSSDRTGFGGLEAVDEVSMVAVPDLMAAYQRGAIDLEAVKAVQLGLIAHCELMGDRLAIIDPPPGLNARQIRVWRQETSNYDSKYAALYYPWIKVFDPAGGQTRLIPPSGHIAGIWARNDSERGVHKAPANEVVRGAVDLELQITRGEQDLLNPIGVNCIRTFPGRGIRVWGARTLSSDPAWRYLNVRRYFNYLEESILNGTQWVVFEPNDQALWARIRRNISAFLVTEWRSGALFGASPQDAYYVKCDAETNPPESVDLGRVICQIGVSPVKPAEFVVFRLAQFSGGSGELEE, encoded by the coding sequence ATGCCGTCTTACCTGTCGCCGGGCGTATACGTGGAAGAAGTGGCCAGCGGCTCTCGTCCGATCGAGGGGGTCGGCACCTCGGTGGCCGCGTTCGTCGGGCTGGCGCCCGAAGGTCCGCTGAACGAGCCGACGCTGGTCACCAACTGGACCCAGTACGTCGCCTCCTTCGGAGAGTTCACCGACGGCTACTTCCTGGCTCACTCGGTGTACGGCTTCTTCAACAACGGCGGTTCCGCCGCCTATGTCGTCCGTGTGGGCGGCACCCCCGGCGGAGTGGCGGGCGCGCCGACCGAGGGCGGCAGCGCGGTCGACGGCCGGCGCGGCCGGTCCGCCGTCGCCGCCGGTACGGGTCCCGCCGCGCTGACGGCCGGGGCGCCCCAGGCCCTCGGCACGTTCAAGGTGTCGGCCATCGCGCCCGGCGAGAGCGGCACGCTCAGCGTCGAGGTCACGGACGCCGAGGGCGAGGGCCCCGCCGAGCGTTTCCGGCTGGTCGTCAAGGACGGCGCGAAGCCCGTCGAGACCTTTGACGTCTCGGCGAAGAAGAGCGCCCGCAACTACGTGGTCACGCAGGTCAAGGAGCGCTCCGCGCTGATCTCCGTGCAGGAGGCGGTCGCGGCCTCGCAGCTGGCCCGCCCCGACAACCAGACGGTCGCGCTCGCCGTGCCCGCCGCCGCGCAGACCCCCGCGGTCCCGGACCCGGTGGAGACCGAGTCGGTCGGCATCGCCGAGTACCTGGGCGACTCCTCGGACCGTACGGGCTTCGGCGGTCTCGAAGCGGTGGACGAGGTCTCGATGGTCGCCGTCCCCGACCTGATGGCCGCCTACCAGCGCGGCGCGATCGACCTGGAGGCCGTGAAGGCCGTCCAGCTCGGTCTGATCGCCCACTGCGAACTCATGGGCGACCGGCTGGCGATCATCGACCCGCCGCCCGGCCTCAACGCCCGGCAGATCCGGGTCTGGCGCCAGGAGACGTCCAACTACGACTCCAAGTACGCCGCGCTCTACTACCCCTGGATCAAGGTCTTCGACCCGGCCGGCGGCCAGACCCGGCTGATCCCGCCGAGCGGTCACATCGCCGGCATCTGGGCCCGTAACGACTCCGAGCGCGGTGTGCACAAGGCCCCCGCCAACGAGGTCGTCCGCGGCGCCGTCGACCTGGAGCTTCAGATCACCCGGGGCGAGCAGGACCTGCTCAACCCGATCGGCGTCAACTGCATCCGCACCTTCCCCGGCCGCGGCATCCGCGTCTGGGGTGCGCGCACCCTCTCCTCCGACCCGGCCTGGCGCTACCTCAACGTCCGCAGGTACTTCAACTACCTGGAGGAGTCGATCCTCAACGGCACGCAGTGGGTCGTGTTCGAGCCCAACGACCAGGCGCTGTGGGCCCGGATCAGGCGCAACATCTCCGCGTTCCTGGTGACGGAGTGGCGCAGCGGCGCGCTCTTCGGCGCCTCGCCGCAGGACGCCTACTACGTGAAGTGTGACGCCGAGACCAACCCGCCGGAGTCGGTGGACCTGGGACGGGTCATCTGCCAGATCGGCGTCTCGCCGGTCAAGCCCGCCGAGTTCGTGGTCTTCCGGCTGGCGCAGTTCTCGGGCGGCAGCGGCGAGTTGGAGGAGTAG